In Ascaphus truei isolate aAscTru1 chromosome 12, aAscTru1.hap1, whole genome shotgun sequence, the following are encoded in one genomic region:
- the CEND1 gene encoding cell cycle exit and neuronal differentiation protein 1, producing MEAKPRSTSVKASKAEKGSPAAGGEKKETSNKEQPNPTAKKMAGETVPVNHDGVKPTGGVERQDAPVAPENKGSREEQDASNGAAEGSGFEGLKPLLVAAGVAVAALAVIVGAVLLARKK from the coding sequence ATGGAGGCCAAGCCCAGATCTACCAGCGTCAAGGCCTCCAAAGCCGAGAAGGGCAGCCCAGCCGCGGGCGGAGAGAAGAAAGAAACTTCCAACAAAGAGCAGCCAAACCCCACGGCTAAGAAGATGGCGGGAGAGACAGTGCCAGTCAACCACGATGGCGTGAAACCCACCGGTGGAGTTGAGCGTCAGGATGCGCCGGTGGCACCGGAGAACAAGGGGAGCAGGGAGGAACAGGACGCCTCTAACGGAGCCGCTGAGGGGTCAGGTTTCGAGGGTCTGAAGCCTCTGCTGGTGGCCGCCGGAGTGGCAGTGGCTGCCCTCGCGGTCATCGTGGGAGCGGTGTTGCTGGCCCGGAAAAAATGA